One genomic window of bacterium includes the following:
- a CDS encoding 1-deoxy-D-xylulose-5-phosphate reductoisomerase, producing MPKNIALLGSTGSIGINTLEVIDKLPSLSVSGLAAGKNIKVLESQIHRFNPSRIALMDEEKASELRRRLTNHPCQIYSGLSGIVEVATAPEVDLVVSAIVGAAGLIPTLEAIKAGKDIALANKETMVMAGEIVTALVKEKGVNILPVDSEHNAIFQILVGRQREEIERIILTASGGPFRDREGDFEGITLAQALAHPRWNMGPKISIDSATLMNKGLEVIEAHYLFALTTRQISVVIHPESIVHSLVEFIDGSMLAQLGITDMRVPISYCLTYPERRLTSLPKLNLTETGPLHFYPPDPHRFPALRLAMEVAEKGGSWTTVLNAANEAAVTLFLKEKIAFTDIPLLIERVLERHTPIPHPNLEEILSIDHWAREEAERR from the coding sequence ATACCAAAGAATATCGCCCTCCTGGGTTCCACCGGTTCGATAGGTATAAATACACTTGAAGTAATTGATAAACTCCCTTCTCTCTCTGTCTCCGGCTTGGCCGCTGGAAAAAATATAAAAGTGCTGGAAAGTCAAATTCACCGCTTCAATCCTTCCAGAATAGCCCTTATGGATGAAGAAAAGGCCTCTGAACTAAGAAGGCGATTGACTAATCACCCTTGCCAGATTTACTCCGGGCTATCAGGGATCGTCGAAGTGGCCACCGCCCCTGAGGTTGACCTGGTCGTTTCGGCTATTGTGGGGGCAGCGGGCCTCATCCCTACCCTGGAAGCGATCAAGGCCGGTAAAGATATTGCCTTAGCCAATAAAGAGACGATGGTAATGGCTGGGGAAATCGTGACGGCGTTAGTTAAGGAAAAAGGGGTTAATATCTTACCGGTAGACAGTGAGCACAATGCCATCTTTCAAATCTTGGTGGGTCGCCAGAGAGAAGAGATAGAAAGGATTATCCTTACTGCCTCGGGCGGTCCTTTTAGAGATCGGGAGGGGGATTTTGAAGGCATTACCTTAGCTCAGGCCCTGGCCCATCCCAGATGGAATATGGGGCCAAAGATCTCCATTGATTCAGCGACCTTGATGAACAAAGGCCTTGAGGTGATTGAGGCCCATTATCTGTTTGCCCTTACGACCAGACAAATATCAGTCGTCATCCATCCGGAGTCCATTGTGCATTCTCTGGTTGAATTTATTGATGGTTCTATGCTAGCCCAGTTAGGTATTACGGATATGCGTGTGCCCATTAGCTATTGTCTTACTTATCCTGAAAGGAGACTGACTTCTCTGCCCAAGCTAAATTTAACGGAAACAGGGCCGCTTCATTTCTATCCACCGGATCCGCATCGATTTCCGGCCTTAAGGTTGGCCATGGAAGTAGCTGAAAAAGGTGGAAGTTGGACGACGGTCTTGAATGCAGCTAACGAGGCGGCGGTAACCCTCTTCTTGAAAGAGAAGATTGCTTTCACTGATATTCCCCTCTTGATTGAGCGAGTTCT